The proteins below come from a single Clostridia bacterium genomic window:
- a CDS encoding chloride channel protein, producing MFANRLAGLELNRTNVAVILAVIIGIGAGLFACIFRQMIALAQGLFFGQGQTLGAWLGDAWVIVIPALGGLLVGPLTHFLAREAKGHGVPEVMESVSLRGGRIRLRVIAVKALASATCIGSGGSVGREGPIIQMGSAIGSSIGQILRVPEPMLRTLVACGAAAGIAATFNTPIAGVIFALEIILGEFTASNFGLLVVSSVTASLLSRVLLGDNPAFAVPAYYQLHHPVELLFYVFLGLAAGAVGAAFTRLLYFLEDFFDKIKYLPAYLQPAVGGLALGLIGWKLPQIFGIGYETVSLALAGELTLGLLIILLLAKLVATSLTLGSGGSGGIFAPSLFMGAMLGGLWGTLIHTVYPQLTAPSGAYSLVGMGAVVAATTQAPIQAILIVFEMTRDYRIILPLMMACVVGTFIAQRLSKESIYTMKLARRGISLRSGHDLNVLRAITVEQAMSAEVVSVRVNETLNEVVTNMQRYHYNGFPVVDHEGSLCGIITLADVRATLPDQPHERLKVPVARVMKRRVHTITPQASLEEAFRQFALRNVERLIVVNDHDPRKPAGVLTVRDVIGAYHRALLEHPRGVPLADSCAGAGILT from the coding sequence TTGTTTGCGAACCGACTTGCCGGACTTGAACTGAACCGGACCAACGTTGCGGTCATCCTTGCCGTCATCATCGGAATCGGAGCCGGCCTTTTTGCCTGCATCTTCCGCCAAATGATCGCCCTCGCGCAGGGTTTGTTTTTCGGTCAGGGCCAGACGTTGGGAGCGTGGCTGGGGGACGCCTGGGTGATCGTGATCCCCGCTCTCGGCGGCCTGCTGGTGGGGCCCCTGACCCATTTCCTGGCCCGGGAAGCTAAAGGCCACGGCGTCCCCGAGGTAATGGAGAGCGTCAGCCTGCGCGGCGGGCGCATTCGCCTCCGGGTGATTGCGGTCAAGGCGCTCGCTTCGGCCACCTGTATCGGTTCGGGCGGTTCGGTGGGCCGGGAAGGCCCTATCATCCAAATGGGCTCGGCCATTGGCTCAAGCATCGGCCAGATTCTCCGGGTCCCGGAACCGATGCTGAGAACCCTGGTGGCATGCGGCGCGGCGGCCGGGATCGCGGCCACCTTTAATACTCCCATTGCTGGGGTAATTTTTGCCCTGGAAATAATCCTAGGTGAATTTACGGCGAGCAACTTTGGCCTACTGGTCGTCTCCTCCGTAACCGCCTCTCTCCTGAGCCGGGTCCTTTTGGGCGATAACCCTGCTTTCGCGGTCCCCGCCTACTACCAGCTTCACCACCCGGTGGAGCTACTCTTTTACGTCTTCCTGGGTCTGGCGGCCGGGGCAGTGGGGGCTGCTTTTACCCGCCTTCTTTATTTCTTGGAAGACTTCTTTGATAAGATAAAGTACTTGCCGGCCTACTTACAGCCGGCCGTAGGCGGACTGGCTCTCGGCCTAATCGGCTGGAAGCTGCCGCAAATCTTCGGGATAGGCTACGAGACCGTAAGCCTTGCCCTCGCCGGTGAGTTAACCCTGGGTCTTTTGATCATCCTCCTCCTGGCCAAGCTCGTGGCCACCAGTCTCACCCTCGGTAGTGGCGGGTCGGGCGGTATCTTTGCGCCCTCCCTTTTTATGGGTGCCATGCTGGGTGGATTATGGGGAACTTTAATCCACACGGTCTACCCGCAGCTTACCGCGCCCAGCGGGGCGTACTCTTTAGTCGGAATGGGCGCGGTGGTGGCGGCTACCACCCAGGCTCCCATCCAAGCAATTCTCATCGTTTTTGAAATGACAAGAGACTACCGCATCATCCTCCCTCTAATGATGGCTTGCGTAGTCGGTACCTTTATCGCCCAACGGCTTAGCAAAGAAAGCATCTACACCATGAAGCTGGCACGCCGTGGCATTTCTTTGCGCAGTGGCCACGATCTGAACGTACTCCGCGCTATTACCGTGGAGCAGGCCATGTCGGCCGAGGTGGTGAGTGTGCGCGTGAACGAAACTCTAAATGAAGTTGTCACCAACATGCAGCGGTATCACTACAACGGCTTCCCCGTAGTCGACCACGAAGGGTCTCTGTGCGGGATCATTACACTCGCGGACGTTCGTGCCACTTTGCCCGACCAACCCCACGAAAGATTGAAAGTACCCGTAGCCCGGGTAATGAAGCGCCGGGTCCATACGATTACGCCTCAAGCAAGCCTGGAGGAGGCTTTTCGACAGTTTGCCTTACGCAACGTGGAAAGGCTGATTGTGGTAAATGATCACGACCCGCGCAAGCCGGCCGGCGTGCTTACCGTGCGCGACGTAATCGGCGCTTATCACCGCGCCCTCCTGGAGCACCCCCGCGGCGTCCCTCTCGCGGACTCGTGCGCCGGGGCCGGTATTCTCACCTGA
- a CDS encoding gp58-like family protein, translating to MAVVEDESRKQMAAGSEEQGFTFRTSFDPFNMIMQQLGKLDDKLEKLNEKIDTKIDKLDAKIDGLRQEMDAKIDGLHREVDAKIDGLHQELHNTTRWIIGTIVAVVGVAVALASWLFR from the coding sequence TTGGCTGTGGTCGAGGACGAAAGCAGAAAGCAAATGGCTGCGGGCAGCGAGGAGCAGGGATTCACCTTCCGCACCTCCTTTGACCCTTTTAACATGATCATGCAGCAGTTGGGCAAGCTAGACGACAAGCTAGAGAAGCTTAACGAAAAGATTGACACCAAGATTGATAAGCTGGATGCCAAAATCGACGGGTTACGACAGGAAATGGACGCCAAAATTGACGGTTTACACCGGGAAGTAGATGCCAAAATTGATGGCCTCCACCAGGAGTTGCACAACACCACCCGCTGGATAATCGGGACCATCGTGGCCGTGGTCGGGGTAGCCGTGGCTCTGGCGTCCTGGCTGTTTCGGTGA
- a CDS encoding transposase, protein MAHYQVTVDDDVLQHLFSRDDGLARLVEQVLNQILEVQVTEHLKARPYERTDQRQGYRNGHREKPLTTRIGRLVLEVPQASLLTKGILPQFPQTW, encoded by the coding sequence ATGGCCCATTACCAGGTTACCGTAGATGACGACGTGCTGCAACACTTGTTTTCCCGGGACGATGGTCTGGCCCGGCTGGTGGAGCAGGTTTTGAACCAGATCCTTGAGGTGCAAGTCACCGAGCATCTCAAAGCTAGACCTTACGAGCGCACGGACCAGAGGCAAGGGTACCGTAACGGCCACCGGGAGAAGCCGCTCACCACCCGCATTGGCCGGCTGGTCCTGGAGGTGCCTCAGGCCAGTTTGTTAACCAAAGGTATATTGCCCCAATTCCCGCAAACGTGGTAG
- a CDS encoding 23S rRNA (pseudouridine(1915)-N(3))-methyltransferase RlmH, producing the protein MRLDVIVVGRLREAYLRTGIEDYARRLRRYVPLEVVEVREVSLPPGASAAEVEAAKAREGEEILGRIGGDTLTVALDERGELFTSRQLAEWLARLTAGGASRAAFVIGGPRGLAPSVLERADLRLALSRLTFPHELCCLILLEQLYRAFKILRREPYHY; encoded by the coding sequence TTGCGCCTGGACGTAATAGTGGTGGGTCGGCTGCGCGAAGCCTACCTCAGGACCGGCATCGAGGACTACGCCCGCCGCCTCCGGCGCTACGTGCCCTTGGAGGTAGTGGAAGTTCGGGAGGTCTCCCTGCCTCCGGGGGCTTCGGCCGCCGAAGTGGAAGCGGCAAAGGCCAGGGAAGGGGAAGAAATCCTGGGCCGTATCGGCGGCGATACCCTGACCGTGGCCCTAGACGAAAGAGGGGAACTCTTCACCTCCCGGCAACTGGCCGAGTGGCTGGCGCGCCTGACGGCGGGCGGGGCAAGCCGCGCGGCCTTCGTCATCGGCGGGCCGCGGGGCCTGGCCCCTTCGGTGCTGGAGCGGGCGGACCTGCGGCTGGCGCTCTCGCGCCTCACCTTTCCTCACGAGCTTTGCTGCCTTATTCTGCTGGAGCAGCTCTACCGGGCCTTCAAGATCCTCCGCCGCGAGCCGTATCACTACTAG
- a CDS encoding UbiX family flavin prenyltransferase, which produces MRLIVGISGASGAVYGVRLLEVLAGLGVETHLIVSENGWRTIREEMGLGPERVHALAACVYDPRDVGAAPASGSFQAGGMVVAPCSIKTLSGIANSYNDNLLVRAADVSLKEGRKLVLLVRETPLHRGHLRLMLAAAEAGAVILPPVPAFYHHPETVLDLVDHTLGKVLDQFGLPHALFPRWEGSLPEPSAGRQTGVGRRAGSGRTEAPAGGEEA; this is translated from the coding sequence ATGCGGCTAATCGTAGGTATATCCGGAGCGAGCGGTGCCGTCTACGGAGTCAGGCTGCTGGAAGTGCTCGCCGGGCTGGGCGTGGAAACGCACCTGATCGTCAGCGAGAACGGCTGGCGCACCATCCGGGAAGAGATGGGTTTGGGCCCGGAACGGGTCCACGCCCTCGCCGCCTGCGTCTACGATCCCCGGGACGTGGGGGCGGCACCGGCCAGCGGCTCGTTTCAAGCGGGCGGCATGGTGGTAGCCCCCTGCTCGATTAAGACCCTCTCCGGCATTGCCAACTCCTACAACGACAATCTCCTGGTGCGGGCGGCAGACGTGAGCCTCAAAGAAGGCCGCAAGCTGGTGTTGCTGGTGCGGGAAACGCCCCTGCACAGGGGGCACCTGCGGCTGATGCTGGCCGCGGCCGAGGCCGGGGCGGTGATTCTGCCCCCCGTACCGGCATTCTACCACCATCCGGAAACGGTGCTGGACCTGGTGGATCACACCCTGGGCAAGGTGCTGGATCAGTTCGGACTGCCTCACGCGCTCTTCCCCCGCTGGGAAGGCAGCCTCCCGGAGCCGTCGGCAGGGAGACAGACGGGGGTGGGTAGAAGGGCGGGATCGGGCAGGACGGAGGCACCGGCCGGCGGGGAGGAGGCCTAG
- a CDS encoding DUF2007 domain-containing protein → MGEWRVVYRAANRLEAELVSGWLKSEDIPVIVRAEAAGTVYGFSTGALAEVELLVPEERYEAARALLKAALSDLPDLDSPAGE, encoded by the coding sequence ATGGGCGAATGGCGGGTGGTGTACCGGGCGGCCAACCGCCTGGAGGCGGAACTGGTATCCGGGTGGCTTAAGTCGGAGGATATCCCGGTAATCGTCCGGGCGGAGGCCGCAGGGACGGTGTACGGGTTTTCGACCGGCGCCCTGGCCGAGGTGGAGCTTCTGGTGCCGGAGGAGCGCTACGAGGCCGCCCGGGCCCTCCTGAAGGCCGCCCTGTCCGACCTGCCCGACCTAGATTCCCCTGCCGGCGAATAG
- a CDS encoding RluA family pseudouridine synthase, which translates to MEGRSEKEVTAGPEVRGRRLDVFLFEQGLFPSRAQAQKAVAAGRVTVNGVRVKAGYRLRPKDRVSVHLEPPEPSVLVPEDIPLEVVYEDSDLLVINKPQGLVVHPAPGHPRGTLVNALLRRCPDLSGIGGSLRPGVVHRLDKDTSGLMVVAKNDFTHLELARQLQERTLRRVYLALVHGRPPLTGTVRAPVGRHQRDRKKMAVRTEGGKEAVTHYRVREYFPDYALLEVSLETGRTHQIRVHLASLGHPVVGDPLYGRRRPPLPVPGQLLHACRLAFRHPRNGERLEFTAPLPPAFEEVLRHLRRQDPPREAVSRRKEEA; encoded by the coding sequence GTGGAGGGCAGAAGTGAGAAAGAAGTGACGGCCGGGCCGGAAGTACGGGGCCGGCGCCTGGACGTGTTTCTGTTCGAGCAGGGCCTTTTCCCCTCCCGCGCTCAGGCGCAGAAGGCCGTTGCCGCCGGGCGGGTCACGGTCAACGGGGTGAGGGTCAAGGCCGGATATCGGCTGCGGCCCAAGGATCGGGTCTCCGTACACTTGGAGCCGCCGGAGCCCTCCGTCCTGGTACCCGAGGACATCCCTCTGGAGGTCGTCTACGAAGACTCCGATCTGCTGGTGATCAATAAACCCCAGGGGCTGGTTGTCCACCCGGCCCCGGGTCACCCTCGTGGGACCCTGGTCAATGCCCTGCTCAGGCGTTGCCCGGATCTCAGCGGCATCGGCGGCTCCCTGCGGCCGGGGGTGGTGCACCGGCTGGACAAGGATACCTCCGGCCTGATGGTGGTGGCCAAGAACGACTTCACCCACCTGGAACTGGCCCGGCAGCTCCAGGAGCGCACGCTGCGCCGGGTCTACCTCGCCCTGGTGCACGGCCGGCCGCCGCTGACCGGCACGGTGCGTGCCCCTGTCGGACGGCACCAGAGGGACCGGAAGAAGATGGCCGTACGAACCGAAGGAGGTAAGGAAGCGGTAACCCACTACCGGGTTCGGGAATACTTTCCCGATTACGCCCTCCTGGAGGTCAGTTTGGAAACCGGCCGCACCCACCAGATACGGGTACACCTGGCCTCCCTGGGCCATCCGGTGGTGGGGGATCCCCTCTACGGGCGACGGCGCCCGCCCCTTCCCGTACCGGGGCAGCTACTCCATGCCTGCCGGCTGGCGTTCCGCCATCCACGGAACGGCGAACGCCTGGAGTTTACCGCCCCCCTGCCTCCCGCCTTCGAAGAGGTGCTACGGCACCTCCGGCGGCAGGACCCGCCACGAGAGGCGGTCTCCCGGCGAAAGGAGGAAGCCTGA
- the lspA gene encoding signal peptidase II, producing MPWIALAVLALDQITKALVSLRLTEGQAIPLLPGILYLTRVHNYGGAFGILNYQTGFFVLVGLAVLTGIGLAYVQVVRHRSRLLGWALALAWGGAAGNLVDRVRLGYVVDFLDLRVWPVFNVADIALVAGIGLMAWETLRQARQEGADCGGQK from the coding sequence TTGCCCTGGATTGCCCTGGCGGTACTGGCCCTGGATCAGATAACCAAGGCGCTGGTCAGTCTCCGGCTGACCGAGGGGCAGGCGATACCCCTGTTGCCCGGCATCCTGTACCTTACCCGGGTGCACAACTACGGCGGCGCCTTCGGAATTCTCAATTATCAAACCGGCTTTTTCGTGCTGGTGGGCCTGGCGGTACTTACCGGGATCGGCCTGGCCTACGTGCAGGTGGTACGTCACCGGAGCCGGCTGCTGGGCTGGGCCCTGGCCTTGGCCTGGGGAGGCGCGGCGGGCAACCTGGTGGACCGGGTGCGCCTGGGCTATGTGGTGGACTTCTTGGACCTGCGCGTCTGGCCGGTGTTTAACGTGGCGGACATAGCCCTGGTGGCGGGGATTGGTCTGATGGCCTGGGAGACGTTGCGGCAGGCACGGCAGGAGGGGGCAGACTGTGGAGGGCAGAAGTGA
- the thiD gene encoding bifunctional hydroxymethylpyrimidine kinase/phosphomethylpyrimidine kinase, translating into MKRVLTVAGSDSGGGAGIEADLKTFAALGVYGTVALTAVTAQNTCGVRAVHYLPPEMVRAQVEAVLEDIGTDAAKTGMLGGKEIVEAVAEVLREARVPNLVVDPVMVAKSGAPLLEPEAITRLKERLLPLARVVTPNVPELAVLTGSQIGGEEDLRAAAALLWEQSGVQYVLAKGGHLTGTGSTDWLYDGREFTPFAGPRLDGRNTHGTGCTLSAALAAYLALGLEVPKAAERAKELVTRAIAGGLALGRGCGPVNPLAAPAGVGGER; encoded by the coding sequence GTGAAGAGGGTTTTAACCGTTGCCGGCTCGGATTCCGGCGGAGGGGCGGGTATTGAGGCCGATCTCAAGACGTTTGCCGCCTTGGGCGTCTACGGCACCGTGGCCCTTACGGCGGTTACGGCCCAGAATACCTGCGGAGTGCGGGCCGTGCACTATCTTCCCCCGGAAATGGTCAGGGCCCAGGTGGAGGCGGTGCTGGAGGACATCGGCACCGATGCCGCAAAGACCGGCATGCTGGGTGGGAAAGAAATCGTGGAGGCCGTGGCCGAGGTTCTGCGGGAAGCCCGGGTACCGAACCTGGTGGTGGACCCGGTAATGGTGGCCAAGAGCGGGGCACCCCTTCTGGAGCCGGAGGCGATTACCCGTCTCAAAGAGCGGCTGCTGCCCCTGGCCAGAGTGGTCACCCCCAACGTGCCGGAACTGGCGGTCCTGACCGGAAGCCAGATCGGCGGCGAGGAGGATCTGCGGGCGGCGGCCGCCTTGCTTTGGGAACAAAGCGGTGTGCAGTACGTTCTGGCCAAGGGCGGTCACCTGACCGGTACCGGTTCCACCGACTGGCTGTACGACGGCAGGGAATTCACCCCGTTTGCCGGACCCCGGCTGGATGGCCGGAATACCCACGGCACGGGCTGCACCCTCTCCGCCGCCCTGGCCGCCTACCTGGCCCTGGGGCTGGAGGTGCCAAAGGCAGCAGAACGGGCCAAAGAATTGGTCACCCGGGCCATAGCCGGGGGCCTGGCGCTCGGCCGGGGTTGCGGACCGGTCAATCCACTGGCGGCGCCGGCCGGCGTCGGGGGGGAGAGGTAG
- a CDS encoding TraR/DksA C4-type zinc finger protein: MDPSRREYFAGRLRRLREELTAQLRALEGGLDQSQREALQELSGYDNHPADLGTEVFERSKDLALRELARRRLEAVEEALKSLETGGYGYCRSCGRPVEEERLEALPETTLCLDCRRAFEARRGHRRRPVEEEVVAPPYGGLYGPGREPGERAAYDGEDAWQDAARHGTSESISDLPGTSEYPRVYADYDEDRGAVEQVDSLPYYRDRRDGALYQDYSGKPDCRPPRRL; the protein is encoded by the coding sequence TTGGACCCGTCGCGGCGGGAGTACTTCGCCGGCCGTCTCCGACGGTTACGGGAAGAACTGACGGCGCAGTTAAGGGCTCTGGAAGGCGGTCTAGACCAAAGCCAAAGAGAAGCGCTCCAGGAGCTATCCGGTTACGACAATCATCCGGCGGATTTAGGAACCGAGGTATTCGAACGTAGCAAGGACCTTGCTCTGCGGGAGTTGGCCCGGCGCCGCCTGGAAGCGGTAGAGGAAGCCCTCAAGTCGCTGGAGACCGGAGGCTACGGCTACTGCCGAAGCTGCGGCCGGCCGGTAGAGGAGGAGCGGCTGGAAGCCCTACCGGAGACGACTCTATGCCTGGACTGCCGACGGGCCTTTGAGGCCCGGCGTGGGCACCGGCGGCGACCGGTGGAGGAGGAGGTAGTGGCCCCGCCCTACGGCGGCCTTTACGGTCCCGGCCGCGAACCGGGGGAACGGGCGGCCTATGACGGGGAGGATGCCTGGCAGGATGCGGCCCGCCACGGCACCTCGGAGAGCATATCCGACCTGCCCGGGACCAGCGAATACCCCCGGGTATACGCCGACTACGACGAGGACCGGGGGGCGGTAGAGCAGGTAGACTCCCTGCCCTACTACCGGGACCGCCGGGACGGCGCACTCTATCAGGACTATTCCGGGAAACCTGATTGCCGGCCGCCCCGGCGGCTGTGA
- a CDS encoding DUF5665 domain-containing protein yields MENERVEPRDLQALGERVEALAEHLARREELVVGDLLHRPRRLIYVNFVAGLARGLGMAVGFTVLGALVLYILRLLVVLNLPGISSFIATIVRLVRQEL; encoded by the coding sequence GTGGAAAATGAACGGGTGGAGCCCAGGGACCTACAAGCGCTGGGGGAGAGGGTAGAGGCCTTAGCCGAGCACCTGGCCCGCCGGGAGGAACTGGTGGTAGGCGATCTGCTGCACCGTCCCCGGCGCCTGATCTACGTGAACTTCGTGGCCGGCCTGGCCCGGGGCCTGGGAATGGCGGTGGGCTTCACCGTTCTGGGAGCCCTGGTGCTGTACATCCTGCGCCTGTTGGTAGTGCTTAATCTCCCCGGCATCAGCAGCTTCATCGCCACCATCGTGCGCCTGGTGCGTCAGGAATTATAA
- the ileS gene encoding isoleucine--tRNA ligase: MDYSQTVNLPQTEFPMRAQLPKREPEILRFWEEIDLYRRVQEKSAGRPQFILHDGPPYANGDIHLGTSLNKVLKDFIVKFYSMNGYDAPFVPGWDTHGLPIEQQAIKDLGLDRRGMGPVEFRRYCRDYALKYVEIQKKQFQRLGVRGDWDRPYLTLDPRFEAVQIGVFRDMVKKGYIYRGLKPVYWCTTCQTALADAEVEYGPEVSPSIYVKFPVLDGRGVVPEESTYVVIWTTTPWTLPANLAIALHPDYTYVLVESEGEKLVMAEALWAGVLELVGRRGRVVSSFRGADLEGARCRNPLLERESLVIVGELVTLEQGTGCVHIAPGHGLEDYEVGQRYGLPVLSPVDDEGRFTAEAGDWAGRLTDEANPAIVARLAETGFLLREESIEHQYPHCWRCKRPILFRATEQWFASVEGFRRQALAAVERVRWVPEWGQERMSHMIAERGDWCISRQRVWGVPIPIFYCTGCGEPIMEEESIEHVRRLIGEKGSDAWFGETAAALLPPGYRCPHCGGAEFRKETDIMDVWFDSGCSHLAVLETRRDLRWPADMYLEGSDQYRGWFNSSLCTSVAVREQPPYRTVLSHGYVVDEEGRKMSKSLGNGIEPSEVIEELGADVLRLWVASADYRRDVAASPKIFQQTADAYRKIRNTFRFLIGNLYDFAPGRDAVAYAEMEEIDRFMLSRLQRLVRRVTEAFREYEFHQVYRHIYNFCVLDLSAFYLDVLKDRLYCEARESTGRRSAQTALYRLAHVLVRLLTPILAFTTEEIWRYLPREEGAPVSVQLTTWPEVREEYLDEALERRWETVLAVREEVSKALEEARRRKTVQHSSQAAVELYAQGELLSLLDAMKPQLAPAFIVSRVEVYPGPAPAGGEVRPAENMNGLWLKVGAAQGRRCARCWLFNPEVGRDPSHPDLCPRCSEVVSRISA; the protein is encoded by the coding sequence TTGGATTACAGCCAGACGGTCAACCTTCCCCAAACCGAGTTCCCCATGCGGGCCCAACTTCCTAAGCGGGAGCCGGAGATCCTGCGCTTCTGGGAAGAAATCGATCTCTACCGCCGGGTGCAGGAGAAGAGCGCCGGCCGCCCCCAGTTCATCCTTCACGACGGCCCGCCCTACGCCAACGGGGACATTCACCTGGGTACCAGCCTGAACAAGGTCCTCAAGGACTTTATCGTAAAGTTCTACTCCATGAACGGCTACGATGCCCCCTTCGTCCCCGGGTGGGACACCCACGGGCTTCCCATAGAGCAGCAGGCCATAAAGGATTTGGGCCTCGACCGCCGGGGCATGGGGCCGGTAGAGTTCCGCCGCTACTGCCGGGACTACGCGCTCAAATACGTGGAGATACAAAAGAAGCAGTTTCAGCGCCTGGGAGTCCGGGGAGACTGGGATCGCCCCTACCTCACCCTGGACCCCCGGTTCGAAGCGGTGCAGATCGGCGTCTTCCGCGACATGGTGAAGAAGGGCTACATTTACCGCGGCCTCAAGCCCGTGTACTGGTGCACCACCTGCCAGACGGCGCTGGCCGACGCGGAAGTGGAGTACGGCCCCGAGGTCTCCCCCTCCATCTACGTGAAGTTCCCGGTGCTGGACGGTAGGGGGGTGGTGCCGGAAGAAAGCACTTACGTTGTCATCTGGACCACCACTCCCTGGACCCTGCCGGCCAACCTGGCCATTGCCCTGCACCCCGACTACACCTACGTGCTGGTGGAGTCGGAGGGGGAAAAGCTGGTTATGGCCGAAGCCCTGTGGGCCGGCGTACTGGAGCTGGTCGGCCGCCGGGGGCGGGTGGTGAGTAGTTTCCGCGGCGCGGACCTGGAAGGAGCCAGGTGCCGGAACCCGCTCCTGGAACGGGAGAGCCTGGTTATCGTGGGAGAGCTGGTGACTCTGGAGCAGGGCACGGGCTGCGTGCACATTGCGCCCGGGCACGGGCTGGAGGACTACGAGGTGGGACAGCGCTACGGCCTGCCCGTGCTCTCCCCGGTAGACGACGAGGGGCGCTTCACCGCCGAAGCCGGGGACTGGGCCGGCCGCCTCACCGACGAGGCCAATCCGGCCATCGTGGCCCGCTTGGCGGAAACGGGGTTCCTGCTCCGCGAGGAAAGTATCGAGCACCAGTATCCCCACTGCTGGCGCTGCAAGCGGCCGATCCTGTTCCGGGCCACGGAGCAGTGGTTCGCCTCGGTGGAGGGCTTCAGGAGGCAGGCCCTGGCCGCCGTGGAGCGGGTCAGGTGGGTGCCGGAGTGGGGGCAGGAGCGCATGAGCCATATGATCGCCGAGCGCGGCGACTGGTGCATCTCCCGGCAGCGGGTATGGGGGGTGCCCATACCCATCTTCTACTGCACCGGGTGCGGGGAGCCGATCATGGAAGAGGAGAGCATCGAGCACGTGCGCCGGCTCATCGGGGAAAAGGGCTCGGACGCCTGGTTCGGAGAGACGGCGGCCGCGCTCCTCCCGCCGGGATACCGCTGCCCTCACTGCGGGGGCGCCGAATTCCGGAAGGAAACGGACATCATGGACGTCTGGTTCGACTCCGGGTGCAGCCACCTGGCGGTACTGGAGACCCGTCGGGACCTGCGCTGGCCGGCAGACATGTACCTGGAGGGTAGCGACCAGTACCGGGGCTGGTTCAATTCCTCGCTCTGCACCTCGGTGGCCGTGCGCGAGCAGCCGCCCTATCGGACGGTGCTGAGCCACGGCTACGTGGTGGACGAGGAAGGCCGGAAGATGTCCAAGTCCCTGGGCAACGGCATCGAGCCCTCGGAGGTAATCGAAGAGCTGGGGGCGGACGTCCTGCGGCTGTGGGTGGCCTCCGCCGATTACCGCCGGGACGTGGCCGCCTCGCCCAAGATATTCCAGCAGACGGCCGACGCCTACCGGAAGATACGCAACACCTTCCGCTTCCTGATCGGCAACCTCTACGACTTCGCTCCCGGTCGCGACGCGGTGGCGTACGCGGAGATGGAGGAAATCGACCGTTTCATGCTCTCCCGGCTGCAGCGGCTCGTCCGGCGGGTTACCGAGGCCTTCCGGGAATACGAATTCCACCAGGTGTACCGGCACATCTACAATTTCTGCGTGCTGGACCTGAGCGCCTTCTACCTGGACGTGCTGAAGGACCGCCTCTACTGCGAGGCGCGGGAGAGCACCGGGCGCCGGTCGGCGCAAACCGCGCTCTACCGCCTGGCGCACGTGCTGGTGCGGCTGCTGACCCCTATCCTGGCCTTTACCACCGAGGAAATATGGCGCTACCTGCCGCGGGAAGAGGGGGCGCCGGTCAGCGTGCAGCTCACCACCTGGCCCGAGGTCCGGGAAGAATACCTGGACGAGGCCCTGGAGAGGCGATGGGAGACGGTGCTGGCGGTGCGCGAAGAGGTCAGCAAGGCCCTGGAAGAGGCCAGGCGCCGGAAGACGGTTCAGCACTCTTCCCAGGCGGCGGTGGAGCTCTACGCCCAGGGCGAGCTTCTCTCCCTGCTGGACGCCATGAAGCCCCAACTGGCCCCGGCCTTTATCGTCTCCCGGGTGGAGGTATACCCGGGTCCCGCACCGGCGGGCGGCGAGGTCCGGCCGGCGGAAAACATGAACGGCCTGTGGTTGAAGGTGGGCGCGGCGCAGGGAAGGCGGTGTGCCCGCTGCTGGCTGTTCAACCCGGAAGTAGGCCGAGATCCCTCCCATCCCGATCTCTGCCCCCGGTGCTCGGAGGTGGTCTCCCGCATATCCGCCTAG
- a CDS encoding DUF167 domain-containing protein has product MVRLKVRVQPRAGRDEICGWENGALKVKVSAPPHKGAANEACLELVAEWLGVPRSRVKLLQGERHREKLLGLEGVDEEAVLRRLGTL; this is encoded by the coding sequence ATGGTGCGCCTGAAGGTGAGGGTGCAGCCGCGGGCGGGTAGGGACGAGATCTGCGGTTGGGAGAACGGGGCGCTGAAGGTGAAGGTGAGCGCCCCGCCGCATAAGGGGGCGGCCAACGAGGCCTGCCTGGAGCTGGTGGCCGAATGGCTGGGAGTGCCCCGGAGCCGGGTGAAACTCCTCCAGGGTGAGCGCCACCGGGAAAAGCTTCTGGGCCTGGAAGGGGTGGACGAGGAGGCCGTGCTCCGACGCCTGGGCACGCTTTAG
- a CDS encoding YggT family protein, translating to MNLVLDSVHIAFRLLELLILIRVLLSWFRPSLANPAVRFVYDFTELILAPVRRLMPATGMVDFSPLVALLLLYVVENWVVMPALYRLLF from the coding sequence ATGAACCTGGTACTGGATAGCGTACATATTGCCTTTCGCCTCCTGGAACTCCTGATACTGATCCGGGTGCTTCTGTCCTGGTTTCGTCCCAGTCTGGCCAACCCTGCCGTCCGCTTCGTGTACGACTTCACCGAGTTGATCCTGGCGCCCGTCCGCCGGCTGATGCCGGCCACGGGCATGGTGGATTTCTCTCCGCTGGTGGCCCTGCTGCTGCTTTACGTGGTGGAAAACTGGGTTGTAATGCCCGCCCTTTACCGCCTGCTTTTCTAG